The following proteins are co-located in the Chryseobacterium daecheongense genome:
- the pepE gene encoding dipeptidase PepE — protein sequence MNIILASTSTIFGGEYLEYLREELIQLYKGVDEIIFVPYARPGGISHDDYTAKARSFFETIGIKVKGLHEFDDKAAALYNAKGYFTGGGNTFLLVKTLHEENLMSVLKNNIEQGKPYLGCSAGSNIGGQNMKTTNDMPIVYPPSFDCMGLVPFNLNPHYLDPNPELKHNGETRETRILEFLTQNDLKVIGLREGNWIRRIGGNITVEGSELTRIFEKGKAPYEIEAGSSLI from the coding sequence ATGAATATCATATTAGCTTCGACATCAACCATTTTCGGTGGCGAATACCTGGAATATTTAAGAGAAGAATTAATACAATTATATAAGGGTGTTGATGAAATCATCTTTGTTCCTTATGCAAGGCCTGGAGGGATATCCCATGACGATTATACGGCAAAAGCCCGTTCTTTTTTTGAAACAATAGGTATTAAAGTAAAAGGCCTTCATGAATTTGACGATAAAGCCGCTGCTTTATATAATGCGAAAGGATATTTTACAGGAGGTGGAAATACATTTTTATTGGTTAAAACTTTACATGAGGAAAATCTGATGTCGGTTTTAAAGAATAATATAGAACAAGGTAAGCCTTATTTAGGATGCAGCGCGGGAAGCAATATCGGAGGACAAAATATGAAAACAACGAATGATATGCCTATCGTTTATCCTCCAAGTTTTGATTGTATGGGCTTAGTCCCTTTTAATCTGAACCCTCACTATCTGGATCCAAATCCGGAATTAAAACATAACGGCGAAACCCGGGAAACCAGAATTCTTGAATTTCTAACCCAAAATGACTTAAAGGTAATCGGGTTGCGTGAAGGAAACTGGATCAGGAGAATTGGTGGAAATATAACGGTTGAAGGAAGCGAACTGACAAGGATTTTTGAGAAGGGAAAGGCACCCTATGAAATTGAGGCAGGAAGCTCATTAATCTGA